A single region of the Epinephelus fuscoguttatus linkage group LG14, E.fuscoguttatus.final_Chr_v1 genome encodes:
- the LOC125900909 gene encoding transformer-2 protein homolog alpha-like isoform X1 — translation MRSPPGPLLLLCGTHLGLEGFYLSVWSVQDSRHGSRSVSPGESAKSTSRSPARSKDGSRRSRSRSRSRSRSKSRSRSHRSSRRRYSRSRSRSHRRRSRSRSRSWEYRRHRSHSRSPMSNRRRHIGNRANPDPNNCLGVFGLSLYTTERDLREVFSKYGPLSDVNIVYDQQSRRSRGFAFVYFENCEDSKEAKERANGMELDGRRIRVDFSITKRAHTPTPGIYMGRPTYGGGGGGGGGSGGGSSSSGSSRRASRDYDRGYDRGYDRGYDRDYDRYDDREYRSYRRRSPSPYYSRGYRSRSRSRSYSPRHY, via the exons ATGCGGTCACCTCCTGGCCCTTTATTATTGTTGTGTGGCACACATTTGGGTTTGGAGGGTTTTTATCTTAGTGTCTGGTCTGTCCAGGACTCGCGGCATGGCTCAAGGAGCGTGTCCCCTGGGGAATCAGCAAAATCCACCAGCCGCTCACCAGCACGTTCAAAAGATGGCTCCCGCCGCTCCAGGTCCAGATCCCGATCTCGATCCAGATCCAAATCCAG GTCCCGCTCCCATCGAAGCTCACGCAGGCGCTACTCCCGCTCTCGTTCTCGCTCCCACCGACGTCGTTCCAGGAGCAGATCTCGTAGCTGGGAGTACCGGCGGCACAGGAGCCATAGCCGTTCCCCCATGTCAAATCGTCGCAGACACATCGGCAACAGG GCCAACCCAGACCCCAACAACTGTCTGGGTGTGTTTGGGCTGAGTCTGTACACCACAGAGAGGGATCTGAGGGAGGTGTTCTCAAAATACGGCCCTTTGAGTGACGTCAACATCGTGTACGACCAGCAGTCGCGTCGCTCAAGAGGCTTTGCCTTTGTCTACTTTGAAAACTGTGAGGACTCCAAAGAG GCCAAGGAGCGTGCTAATGGGATGGAGCTTGATGGGCGCAGGATCAGAGTGGATTTTTCCATCACTAAACGAGCCCATACGCCCACTCCTGGAATCTACATGGGTCGTCCCACATA tggtggtggtggtggcggcggtggtggcAGCGGCGGTGGTAGTAGCAGCAGTGGTTCATCACGGCGTGCCTCAAGGGACTATGACAGGGGCTACGACAGAGGTTATGACAGAGGTTACGATCGTGACTATGATCGCTATGACGACAGAGAGTACAGATCATACAG ACGCAGATCTCCGTCTCCTTACTATAGCAGAGGGTACCGCTCACGATCCCGATCACGGTCCTACTCGCCAC GTCACTACTGA
- the LOC125900909 gene encoding transformer-2 protein homolog alpha-like isoform X3, giving the protein MSDNEKDFREQVEVGRKKKAEDVSDDSRHGSRSVSPGESAKSTSRSPARSKDGSRRSRSRSRSRSRSKSRSRSHRSSRRRYSRSRSRSHRRRSRSRSRSWEYRRHRSHSRSPMSNRRRHIGNRANPDPNNCLGVFGLSLYTTERDLREVFSKYGPLSDVNIVYDQQSRRSRGFAFVYFENCEDSKEAKERANGMELDGRRIRVDFSITKRAHTPTPGIYMGRPTYGGGGGGGGGSGGGSSSSGSSRRASRDYDRGYDRGYDRGYDRDYDRYDDREYRSYRRRSPSPYYSRGYRSRSRSRSYSPRHY; this is encoded by the exons GACTCGCGGCATGGCTCAAGGAGCGTGTCCCCTGGGGAATCAGCAAAATCCACCAGCCGCTCACCAGCACGTTCAAAAGATGGCTCCCGCCGCTCCAGGTCCAGATCCCGATCTCGATCCAGATCCAAATCCAG GTCCCGCTCCCATCGAAGCTCACGCAGGCGCTACTCCCGCTCTCGTTCTCGCTCCCACCGACGTCGTTCCAGGAGCAGATCTCGTAGCTGGGAGTACCGGCGGCACAGGAGCCATAGCCGTTCCCCCATGTCAAATCGTCGCAGACACATCGGCAACAGG GCCAACCCAGACCCCAACAACTGTCTGGGTGTGTTTGGGCTGAGTCTGTACACCACAGAGAGGGATCTGAGGGAGGTGTTCTCAAAATACGGCCCTTTGAGTGACGTCAACATCGTGTACGACCAGCAGTCGCGTCGCTCAAGAGGCTTTGCCTTTGTCTACTTTGAAAACTGTGAGGACTCCAAAGAG GCCAAGGAGCGTGCTAATGGGATGGAGCTTGATGGGCGCAGGATCAGAGTGGATTTTTCCATCACTAAACGAGCCCATACGCCCACTCCTGGAATCTACATGGGTCGTCCCACATA tggtggtggtggtggcggcggtggtggcAGCGGCGGTGGTAGTAGCAGCAGTGGTTCATCACGGCGTGCCTCAAGGGACTATGACAGGGGCTACGACAGAGGTTATGACAGAGGTTACGATCGTGACTATGATCGCTATGACGACAGAGAGTACAGATCATACAG ACGCAGATCTCCGTCTCCTTACTATAGCAGAGGGTACCGCTCACGATCCCGATCACGGTCCTACTCGCCAC GTCACTACTGA
- the LOC125900909 gene encoding transformer-2 protein homolog alpha-like isoform X2 — protein MSDNEKDFREQDSRHGSRSVSPGESAKSTSRSPARSKDGSRRSRSRSRSRSRSKSRSRSHRSSRRRYSRSRSRSHRRRSRSRSRSWEYRRHRSHSRSPMSNRRRHIGNRANPDPNNCLGVFGLSLYTTERDLREVFSKYGPLSDVNIVYDQQSRRSRGFAFVYFENCEDSKEAKERANGMELDGRRIRVDFSITKRAHTPTPGIYMGRPTYGGGGGGGGGSGGGSSSSGSSRRASRDYDRGYDRGYDRGYDRDYDRYDDREYRSYRRRSPSPYYSRGYRSRSRSRSYSPRHY, from the exons GACTCGCGGCATGGCTCAAGGAGCGTGTCCCCTGGGGAATCAGCAAAATCCACCAGCCGCTCACCAGCACGTTCAAAAGATGGCTCCCGCCGCTCCAGGTCCAGATCCCGATCTCGATCCAGATCCAAATCCAG GTCCCGCTCCCATCGAAGCTCACGCAGGCGCTACTCCCGCTCTCGTTCTCGCTCCCACCGACGTCGTTCCAGGAGCAGATCTCGTAGCTGGGAGTACCGGCGGCACAGGAGCCATAGCCGTTCCCCCATGTCAAATCGTCGCAGACACATCGGCAACAGG GCCAACCCAGACCCCAACAACTGTCTGGGTGTGTTTGGGCTGAGTCTGTACACCACAGAGAGGGATCTGAGGGAGGTGTTCTCAAAATACGGCCCTTTGAGTGACGTCAACATCGTGTACGACCAGCAGTCGCGTCGCTCAAGAGGCTTTGCCTTTGTCTACTTTGAAAACTGTGAGGACTCCAAAGAG GCCAAGGAGCGTGCTAATGGGATGGAGCTTGATGGGCGCAGGATCAGAGTGGATTTTTCCATCACTAAACGAGCCCATACGCCCACTCCTGGAATCTACATGGGTCGTCCCACATA tggtggtggtggtggcggcggtggtggcAGCGGCGGTGGTAGTAGCAGCAGTGGTTCATCACGGCGTGCCTCAAGGGACTATGACAGGGGCTACGACAGAGGTTATGACAGAGGTTACGATCGTGACTATGATCGCTATGACGACAGAGAGTACAGATCATACAG ACGCAGATCTCCGTCTCCTTACTATAGCAGAGGGTACCGCTCACGATCCCGATCACGGTCCTACTCGCCAC GTCACTACTGA